CCTCCAACTCCATTTCATTAAATAGTAAGAGGCTCCACTTAGTGGCGTAACTGGGTACTACAGCAAATCTAGTACATTTTCTGAAAGTTACACTGCACGTCCCTTGTCTTCTGCAATGTCAGttaacataatatatataaatatattaaattattaatggcAATTCatcaataattgattaattattgacACCCCTAGTCGAAATTAAACCATGGTGTAAATGCCTGCAGGCTGCAGTGTTCACTCACTCTGTAAAGGTTAATAAATGGGCTTTCTTTATAGTCTGGATTCCTGCTCTGCGTAGATCCGGCCTCGTATCCCTGATGAAGGCCTCCAGCATCGCCCGGTAACAGTGTATCCTGAGCAACTCGCTCTCCTCCCGAAGCCTTCGAATGTAGTCCTCCACAGCATGACACGCCCCCTCCCGCGCCTTATAGGACAGCTGATGACCTGGCAACCCCCGCACCCAGGAGCTCATCGGGTAGCCGAACTCGGAGGGAAGCGACTCGTGGCCTGGTGTCGGGGGAGCGGGAGGTTCAACCAGTCCTGGAGGGGTGGGGTTTTCTTTGGTTGTGATTTTCATGTAGCAACACGCCACAGAGGTGATGCCACGTACATGTGGACAGTTGACAAAGTGGCGGAGGAGGGTGGTGCTGAGGTCACCGCAGGCGTGGAGACCGGTCAGGACAAAGTCTGGATAGCCTCTCTGGCTGTCTTCCTTGAGCCACGACACCTCCTGACAGACTCGCGGGACACATGAACAGCAGTTGTCGGCGGATGATGACTTCTCTTCAGACTGGTTCATGCTCGGCTGACGTTGTGATGTCATTTCGAAGTCCTGAGAGCGAGAATCAGAGTCTGTGGAGCCGTGAGAGGATGAAGTCTGGATCACACGAGAACATGTCTGATGCTCGGAGCCCCGGAGTCTCTTTTTGCAGGGTCCAGATGGAGTTGGGGGACCTTCGCTGACACAATTTGCAGAACTAAGCTGCTTGACGAAGGCCTCCCATGATGCCTTGGGGTTTACCCAACCGGCCACATGGCGTGGAGAGGAGTGTGATGCTGGGAGCTGAAAGGAGCAGTTCTAAGAATAAGAAAgatgtttattaatattgatgTTGATGGCCTAATATCATCTAAAAAGCCgactttaaagctgctatatcaatattttttatattaagtAACAAATAACTACTCGTAAGATCATCAGTTGTAttaacaaaaccacaaataatcATTACCCGATTCCCGTCAATAgaatggagcattttagcatgtttTAGTTCATTGTTTCGTTCTCTgacctgcaactttactgttctaaAAGCATTGTTTTCCAGCTGcagaaggcagctgttttcagtgaaaaagctctgataaaccctcTTTatgctacctgctcagcaccaaatggcagagaAACAAACTTAGTGACGAGCTCGGGAAGAAAGTGGAGAAGTTAAAGagataattaataattaaagaGATAGTTATTTTTCTCAGGGGTTAATGGAGAGCAAATGAGAGCTAAAAGGAGactgaatattagacttactttcatcagaaacatgaatccaaatgaatgctgatgTTGTTCTCTATCTGCTGGATGAGTAAACTAAGATACTGTTTGCTGACAAGCCACGTCAACTTATTAAACTTGAAGGTGATTATATGTTAAccttgtgttttcagcttgtttctgctgcccccaagtggccagagatattattgcaggtttaaagatCTATTTCATTCTCAAATGCTCTATGACAGTTAGTCATCAATTTGTAAAATTCAATTAGATGCTATAgttcatttttatgtgtctCATGAAGTTCATTGTTAGACAGTGTATCTCAACACAGTTTATAAAGAGCAATACGTTGGGGCATCAACCCAAAAGATGTACAATACTGTAACTACAAAGaaagaacatttgtttttgatttCCTACAGTTATCACACTTCCTTTCGACAACACCCTGAGAACGGACGTGAACTTGTTACTTTACAGTGGCGCCAGTTGGTGGAACTGTAACTGTATCTGGTTTACATAACTACCACAGAATGGTGAAAACTGTAGATGTTAATAAACAAGCAAGACTGAGAAGTCAAACCTTTGTCTATGAACCAACCTTTTTCTGCCTTTCCTTCTCCAAGGCCCACAGTAACTGTCCATCAAACCTGGACGCCATGGCAACCAAGGTGTGATCAGCCTCAATAGCGGTCAAAGACAGTCCGAGCCCAAAGGACAGGAAACGAGTCAGGTGACCCTGTTCAGAGCACAGTGGTGGACGAGAATGATTTACTGCTTAACCTCAGATTCTGCACTCCTCTGAATGTTtttcaaactgtcaaaaaatacaaagactGCTTGGCTAAATGGCTGCTTAaagagaagctgctgctgtgtgcagtaTCCTTGCAGAATAAATGTTACAGAAATTTATGGAGAGGGACTTCAACCCAGTGGTCTGTCGGTAATTTTTGCCTTTGGACTTAGATAAACGTCTCCTAGCCTGATGTCCACAGTGTACACTTCTACAGAAAATAatctcttttaaaatgttatagaTGTTGCAGAAGTCCTTCTCTTCTTTATATTCTGAAATACTGCTGTAACAATTTGATTATACTGTCTATTTatgattaaaatgtgtatttatttttgatatatGAAGAAATTTCATGGATCAGTAAGTTTTATTTGTGGTGAACTAGTTTCCTCCCTCTTCCTTGTTCTAATGCTGGATGCTCATTGATCGCTTTGTATCTGATTGGCTAACCAGCACTAATTACCTTAAAGTGGATCACCTGTGTGTTTGCTATTTCAGAGGCATCTGTACTACATGCTGTTGTAACACTGATGAAGGCTGGAAGGTGTTTTAGCTTTTTGTCTTCTGTGAATAAAGTGACTCCTTGTCATTAGAGGTTTTTAATGAATCTTTATCAACAAATGAATCACCATTGTAACTAAATCAATCAGTAGCTTCTGGCAGTGAAGCTCCTGTTACTGGTGACGGAGCTGTTGTCAGCTCAGCTGTGATTCACAGTACCTATTTGCTCATAAACGCATATTAAAAGACTGAAATCCACAGAAATGATCATAATCTCATCATCAGTCATAATCTGATAACTCTGTCAGAAATAACAGGCTGTTGAACTATTAACCTTGTGTGTAGCTTTATGCTTGTATGTGATAGTTTTGCCCTGAATTAAGACGTCAGGCTGTATGAACTGTGACGCGTTCACCTACTGTTGTACGTACTGAAGTGCATTTGAACGGTGACGTGACTGCTTAGTGAATGAACAAAATAGTCAACGACTACAaatctttgaactgaactgaacaaagaTTACATGTTTTTGGTCTACAGGGCAGGATTAGTTGATTTTCTCTGAGAAAAGTCAAACAGTTACTGTTGTAATAAACCTGATAGAATGGGACCAGGATCAATTGATAGTATAATCAAGTGACTGTACATATAGTTTACTATTATTACTAGATATTGTGTTTAACATATCATTACAGAATTTTTcaattaaggctgcaactaacgatcatttattgtcatttactgtcataactaaagaaaccagaatatATTCACGTCTATGGAACctgagaatttggacttttttttttttaaatgactccaaacgattaatcgattattaaaacagttggtgattaatttaatagttggtaactaattgattcattgactAATCATCACAGCTCTACTTTTTTAATATCAGCGCTCTGTCTGGTAATAGGGTTGAAGTGATACCTGTCCAGAGCCGACATCCACGACTCTGCTGCAGTCCGTCTGGCCACAGAGTTGTTTAACCAGctgggaataataataaaaaaagaagaaaacaatgttaacagaaaaacaaatccatgtttttaaatttcacttaAACAGCAGTGACTATAGGAAATGAGCTATTCTGTACCAGGCCCAGCTTGCGAATCTCATGCTGTTTCTTGGGTTTGACGTGTTTCCTGAATATGTGCCCCAGCAGAGAGCTCTGACTCTGGTTTTCCAGGAACTCTTCAGGCTTCACCAAGCCGGCTGCTCTTCCCGTCTCCCGCCGGCACTCTCTGGGAAACGCCAGGGCATGAGCTGTGGCGCGGAAAGCCAAGAGGGACAGAGGCCACACCGAAGGATATCTGTAACGACAAAGAGTCTTTATTGTTTAAATTCAAGGGTAATGCCGACATTATACTAGATTTTACGTAATATCAAAAGTCCCATGAGGATGCCAAAATACAAATTATTCACAATACCAGAAAATAACCAGACTGCAGCTTCTTCACGAGTCATCAGTAGTTTCAATATGAAGTGAATTTCAGCCTGAGACTCCTGATAAGCGTGGACTAAACAAGTAATTCCTTATTTGCTGCAAGACTTTACAACAGCAAACCAAACAGTTtcctgtagggctgcaactaacaattattttcactattgtataatctgtggattattttctcgatcaaAGAACAGGTTCGCAATTTTTCAGGTCTTAAAACAGCACTCAGGTACCctaataaatactgaaataggtttttcttgccataatcattcctcttgtttaCACTGATCAGCACAGGATCCCCTCTAAATGATGATTACAATGAAAGTGATGGaggtcaaaatccacagtcttccttctgtgcaaaaatgaagctaatatgaagcttcaaatgagtcaaatcaagtagatatctttcaacgttacagtctttttagtgccaaagttcctctttttgttattatacttccactgcagctcaacagggaaacactgtcagaggaaacacaaagagggaatttgatgctaaaaagactctaaatgtgtcagatgtccacttgatatgactaactcagactgctgaagctgaatagaagcttcacatcaacttttaaatgactgtgtggacacactgtggattttggcctccatcacttccattgaaagcacatttgaaggatcttttaatatccagtatgaacaggaggaatgattacaacgaggaaaacctctttcactgttcatatggacacctgactgctgttttaagatagactggAAAAacctgtgaacctgtcctttaatcgTTTGgtgcataaaatgtcagaaaatggtgaaaaatgtccatcactgtttctGAGAGCCCAAATTGATGTTTtcaagtgtcttgttttgttcacaactcaaagatatttagtttactgtcatagaagactaaagaaacttttatcaaaataattggggattaatttaatagttgacaactaactGACTAAATTAagtaatcgttgcagctccagtCTCCTGACATGAGTATATTAAATGAAACTATTCCTGTAAAGCTCTGGTATTTGCAGTTGTGcagatttctttctttgttcacTCTGAGTAATGTTTTCCCTGTTTTACCTCCTGTCTCCATGTGTAGCATCCAGTAGTAGGTCTGCAATCTGTGGGTATGACAGGTCCTGCAGCACAGGCTGCCAGGTGTTAGGTAATGTGTGCCAGAGATCTTCAGTGAAGAACTCCTGCAGGGGAATAACAGTCAGTTATTAGAAAGAACACAAAAAGGACAGATGAGTCCAACTGTCTAACTGTTCTCAACTGAAGAATATACAGGATTTTATTTCAGGGTATCTCTGCTGCAaggcaaatttatttatatagcacatttcatacccAGAGGCAGtccaaagtgctttactgaGTACACaagcaaaagcacaaaaacaaatgataaaaacaacaaaagcacacagaataaaaacattaaaacattaaaataaatagtaaTCAATTGATTATTGTAGCATTACacagtttaattaaaacaaacagctgatttcATTGATCTAGTGGAGTGAAAACCTTCATACATGTGTCACATGGTTGGAGAGCACAACATCTGGCTACACATGTGCACAATGAaggatacaaacacacacgagTCTTATGAAGCTTACTGAAGTTGCCATGGCAGCATGTTTTctacatgttttgtttcaaaacGCCACTCCTCGAAACTACAGTGGAAAGGCTGCAAACTGTAAAAAACGGTACGTACAATTATATAGGCGTTAGATACGTGGCTGTAGTGAGACAGAAACGTGGTGAGTCTTTGCGCCAGATCTCTCTGTTGTTCTGCAGAAAGGCTCGATGTAAACATGTCGGCATCTGACAGCTGACAGTTGGTTTGTAACGTTGTTTTTTCTAGTTAAAACTAAACTCTGTAAGATGTGTGCAGCTCGCTATGTAATTATGGGCACTTGGAGTTCTCGCACAGCTCTGAAAATCAGCATTTAGCTAACCTAAGTCTGAAAGAAACCCCCGTGATTATCACTTCACGAGTGCTTGTTGTGTTTAGCTAAGCTGGCTAGCTGTTAACTTTCACGTGAAGAGTGCCGATGCGTTCAGGTGCTTCCCGTAAGATCTGCTTTCAAATGTGACGCTCGTACCGTAACGTTAAAACAAGACCTGcaaattaaaggacaggttcacagtttttcaagtgtgtcttaaaacagtcatgTGTCCGTATGAatagtgaaagaggttttcctcactgtaatcattcctcctatcatttaaaagttgatgtgaagcttatatgagtcttcagcagtctgagttagtcatatcaagtggatatctgacacatttacagtctttttagcatcaaattccctttttgtgttttcttggacagtgtttccctatTGAGCTGctttgcactaaaaagactgtaacgttgaaagatatctacttgttTTGACCcatttgaagcttcatatcagcttcatttttgcacagaaggaggactgtggattttgtcctccatcacttatattgtaagtgtattatgaagggatcttctaatggtcagtatgaacaggagaaattattacagcaagaaaaacatgtttcactgttcatttgggctcctgacttttgttttaagacaagaaaaaattgtgaaaaatgaaactgaaaaactgCGAACCCGTTCTTTAACTAGCTAAACTGTTTTCTTCTGCTGGTTTATGGGTCATTTTATTAATCCAGTGGTAAGCTACATTGCCGTTTGGGCTGTGGGGAGTGaatatatgacagaaaacatgCTAAGGATGAGTTATTAAGGTTATTACTCAGAAGTGATGAGTATGTCAGTTTTTAGCcctttcatttttcacatttggtGGTTTTTGTTCTATGTTAATGTATGACTTACATAACTGTCTTCTGATTGGTTATTTAGTAGATCCTAACTAACCAATTAGATGCAAGTATGGCCCAACAGGTTGACGTTTGAAAAAGTTGCATCACACTGAAGTACAGCATCACAGCAGTAAGTCAGAGCTTTAGAAATACTTTTAtaacagtattatatatatatatatatatatatttctacatTTGATGTGTTAAACATAATATTTAAGCATTGGAAGTGTTATATTAAGCATTATATATCTAACAGCACAACATGTTTAGATAGAGGATtcttttaaaagtcattttccATTACAATGGTCCCTCAGCAAGTCTATTTATATCATGAAAATTCAgttttgacataaaaaaaaacaatatattagcaTAGTATAAAAAGTTAATATTTGTTAATAGATGTAAGCAGCCATTCTGCTAAGAGAAAACACAGGTGTATAGTGACAAATACAAGGTGCACCTGTGTTTTGTTCCTCACAGGAACTGTTTCAAGGCTGCTCACAGAAAGTAGAATGATAAAATGAGCATATGACAGTTCTGTTGCTGTGATCAATGTTTCATTAGTTAGTCACTGTTAAAACATTGCATCTCTTCAGTGTTTTCCAGTTCTTTTAAGAGAAAACTACAAATATCGATAAAATTCTTGTTGTAAGATTTCACAACTTTTCGGACCTGACGTCCATTGCAATGGacatgcacttttttttttagcctcgTTTCTACATGTAATATGagtaagaaaaaagacagaaataatttTTTCCCATGGCTTGAAGTAATTCAGGTCTGAGGGTGTTAAATCTATTGTAATGTTATTGACATTAGACAATAGATGTTAATGATATATGTCCCacaaaataaagtcaaaaagCTTTCACGTGGGAGATATTTCTCATTCAAATTCAtactgtgtctttgtctgttctGCACTGTATatatagatttttatttcttaattaaCTGTACACATATATCCTGTTAACAATTACTGTCCCTCTCCTTCTTTcactgtttatgtttatgtttattgtttaatattCGTGTTATTGCACGTTCTGGGCACCTGGACCACTTTGAATTCCTTGtacttgctaattagcaaataataaataataataatacaattctGAGAGCGTTAATGTATTTCCAACAGTACGTTTAACTAGTCTTAcggtttcatttcaattcaattcaataaggctttattggcatgaccaTAATGAAGTACAGAATTGCCAAAGCACATTGTACAAAGTTATACAAACAGGGAGAAGCAAAGGTTATTGTTAACCTTATAGTTTGAAAACAACAACCATGTCAACAATATTTTATAATGTGACTGACATTAATCATGCTTgaatgaggaaaaaagaaaaacagagtaacaaaaacagaaagctgAACTAAACTGATGGATATCAGCAACAATggaaataattataataataatagttttgatttgaaaaaagtTTCTATATAGTTtctatataatatgtatatagaAACTATATATAGAAACTATAATGTAGtttctttatatacagtttctGTCTGTACTCGAAGGCATCATGACCCAGATATGTAAACCGTCAATAAAcgctaaagaagaagaagaagaagatgttgaCCCGGATATCGATAGTTGATTGGGTACAGGAAGGAGCGTTTGATACACAATGTGATGCAGGTCTGGTTTCTATTTgacaaagttatttttacagattttctAATCGAGAGTCATGTGCAAACAAACACGTTAAGCCTAATTTTCCGTTAAAGAGACAAATCGAGTTCAGCGATAAATAACCGCGGAATCAGCGCAGAACAGctcagttagcttagcatcgCGAGCTAACGTCCGCTGGCGGTTGACGTCAACATCAGAAAGGCAGATACAACAGATTGAttagtttctttagttttcgTGGTCATGGATCAGTAgcttttaaatcactttaacACCGCAGAGTAAGATAAAgccaattagagctgcaacgatcagtgatcaacagaaaattaatcaatcgatttaaaactattttgataatcgattcatcattctgagtcttttttcatttgaaatgctaaaattttctcttttcagcatctgaaatgtgaatatttaatggttatttttgtttgttttgttttgtttagggctgcaattatttattatttccattatcgATCAATTTGTCCATTATAATCTCgcttaatcgattagttgtttggttcataaaatgtcagaaaatggtgaaaaaagtcGATCAcgtttcccaaagcccatgATGACGTCCTCAGctgtcagtttactgtcaaatgaaccagaaaatattcacatttgagaagttggaattagagaattttgactttttttcttaaaaaaatgtctcaaaatgatcaattatcaaaatagtttggGATTAAgataatagttggcaactaatcaatgaatcgactaattgttgcagctctgctttTCAGTAAACGGagtatctttgagttgtggactgttggttgagacaaaacaagacattttattttgcatcTTTGGCTTTTTCACCACCTTGATtgacattttcaccattttctgacgttttatggaccaaacaactaatccattactcaaggaaataatcaacagattaatcaataatgaaaataaacattagttgcagccctaaagcCAATGTAGGTTGTTTCATGTCACATAAATGAATTATAATCTAAATTTAGATGATGGGAATCACCGGATTTGCAGGTTGTTACATTTCTGTGACACTGTCCTTTAAACAACATTATCAGATAAGAAGGCATTAGTCAAGTCGTTGTtataaagtgtttttacacCCAAGTTCTACAGATCAAGACAGGGTTTGAtgacatgttgtttgtgtttgtcatgcAGGATGATTCAGCTGATACAAACTGGACTACGGAGGGCGACGACCTGTTGAGGAGGTCAAAACAAGCAGATCCACCcgcttgttttgtgtgtaagtgAGCTGATTAAAAATTGCACGTGACTTCTGCCGGCGTGCAGCCGTAACCATGTCGGACATTACGATCAACACGTGCCCTGTTGATGATGTTTCATCAGGAAGGACCCCGCCGGGGAAacgaaagaggaaaaacaaatggTTCTTTAAAAAGATGCGATATTTGGAGAGGAAGGGCTACGTGGAggacagacacaaatacaaccACGGGATGGGACAGTCCAGATCCAACCCAACTCCACAGCAGAATGGAGCGTCCGGCAGGCATCCATCGCTTCCCGCTtccacacaaaacaaaagtttaCCTCATGCAGGCAGAGCGGTCAGTGCTTCCCACTGTAGCTCCAAGCCTTCAGCATCCACACACAGCCTGCCTTCCTTGACTGTCACTGTGATGAACCGAGGCAGCCACGAAACGCCAAAGGGACCTGTGAACTCAAGATCAATaaccaccccccccacccccacccccagcACCTCAGGGGCAAGCAGCCATAAACCCACCGCCGCGCTCCCCGCTGGCCAAACATCAGCGGGACTCCCTACGAAGTACCTCGCTGTAGACTGCGAGATGGTGGGCACGGGCCCGAAAGGGCGCATCAGCCAGCTCGCGCGCTGCAGTATAGTGTCCTACGAAGGAGACGTGGTTTACGATAAATTCATCAACCCCTCCATGCCTGTCACCGACTACCGCACCCGGTGGAGCGGCATCCGGCGCAAAGACCTGGAGAAGGCCACGCCGTACCCCGAGGCCAGGAAGGAGGTGAGGAAATGTGTTCAATCTGACATCATTTAACAGGTCAATCTTTAGTTGTTCAGGAGTTTCTCACATCATCTGAAAcatcttttttgtgtttaaattcTTCATTTACCTGCTGATTTATCGCAGAGTTTCTCTGACGTACAGTAGAATAGATCAGATTGGTGCACAAGTCTATTTACTATGCAGCCTGTTTAATATGAAACAGAATTAAAACTGGTTTCGTTTGGCCAAATCAAACCTGGTTTCACTAACTTAAATTTTCCAGCAAATACATCAAAATCTCTGCAGTAGTAGTTGTTAGTCGTTCACACTCAACACTAGTAGCACTCATGTACATTTTCTGTCTGGTAATTGTAttattgaatttgaattttccAGCGTTTACTGTATAAACCTGATGAGTTctgtgagtgaaatgtctcatcTGTCGGCAGATACTGAGGCTGCTCATGGGGAAGGTGGTGATCGGCCACGCCATCCACAATGACTTCAAGGTCCTCGGTTACTCTCACCCCGCTGCCTTGACCAGAGACACATCTCGAATCCCGCTGCTCAACAGGAAGGCCGGCTTTGCCGAGAACGAGTGCGCCTCACTGAAGAGACTCACCAAGGCCATTTTCAACCGTGACATCCAGGTAGGAGAACTTCTGCTGCAGCACAAATGTCCcaaagcattaaaaacatttcagtttttctcaTAAGATTACAACATTTTGAACCTTTCAGTATTTTACGTGCACATTTTCAATCACCCGTCTTTAGTGTTTAACGTGTTGATCTTGTGTGTGAATAAGCGCCTGAATCACTTTTATGTGAAAGTCACGACGGCAATCTTACAAGGTCAGACGTAGTAACATTTCCATAACACTTCAACTGAACGGTGTCAGATTAACATaaaggctgcagcagcaaaaggttaaatacacacagaaatatttgCCTTATTAAGAGCACTGTAACAAATCTGTCGCTTTGCTGTCATCTCATAtgcacataaaatataaaatcagttAATAGGAAAAATCAGAGAAATGTaattctataaaaaaaaagacacagcaaATAAGAAGTATATG
This sequence is a window from Thunnus thynnus chromosome 10, fThuThy2.1, whole genome shotgun sequence. Protein-coding genes within it:
- the isg20l2 gene encoding interferon-stimulated 20 kDa exonuclease-like 2 isoform X1, producing MSDITINTCPVDDVSSGRTPPGKRKRKNKWFFKKMRYLERKGYVEDRHKYNHGMGQSRSNPTPQQNGASGRHPSLPASTQNKSLPHAGRAVSASHCSSKPSASTHSLPSLTVTVMNRGSHETPKGPVNSRSITTPPTPTPSTSGASSHKPTAALPAGQTSAGLPTKYLAVDCEMVGTGPKGRISQLARCSIVSYEGDVVYDKFINPSMPVTDYRTRWSGIRRKDLEKATPYPEARKEILRLLMGKVVIGHAIHNDFKVLGYSHPAALTRDTSRIPLLNRKAGFAENECASLKRLTKAIFNRDIQTGRKGHSSVEDARATMELYRVVEAEWERTLASKSQAS
- the mettl25b gene encoding protein RRNAD1, producing the protein MFTSSLSAEQQRDLAQRLTTFLSHYSHVSNAYIIEFFTEDLWHTLPNTWQPVLQDLSYPQIADLLLDATHGDRRYPSVWPLSLLAFRATAHALAFPRECRRETGRAAGLVKPEEFLENQSQSSLLGHIFRKHVKPKKQHEIRKLGLLVKQLCGQTDCSRVVDVGSGQGHLTRFLSFGLGLSLTAIEADHTLVAMASRFDGQLLWALEKERQKKNCSFQLPASHSSPRHVAGWVNPKASWEAFVKQLSSANCVSEGPPTPSGPCKKRLRGSEHQTCSRVIQTSSSHGSTDSDSRSQDFEMTSQRQPSMNQSEEKSSSADNCCSCVPRVCQEVSWLKEDSQRGYPDFVLTGLHACGDLSTTLLRHFVNCPHVRGITSVACCYMKITTKENPTPPGLVEPPAPPTPGHESLPSEFGYPMSSWVRGLPGHQLSYKAREGACHAVEDYIRRLREESELLRIHCYRAMLEAFIRDTRPDLRRAGIQTIKKAHLLTFTEYARLGLARVGLPPGLPLDPERVEAMLKQQGRVVVYFSLALLLAPVVETLVLLDRMIYLQENGVDSQLVPLFDPNISPRNFVLVALKTRG
- the isg20l2 gene encoding interferon-stimulated 20 kDa exonuclease-like 2 isoform X2 — translated: MRYLERKGYVEDRHKYNHGMGQSRSNPTPQQNGASGRHPSLPASTQNKSLPHAGRAVSASHCSSKPSASTHSLPSLTVTVMNRGSHETPKGPVNSRSITTPPTPTPSTSGASSHKPTAALPAGQTSAGLPTKYLAVDCEMVGTGPKGRISQLARCSIVSYEGDVVYDKFINPSMPVTDYRTRWSGIRRKDLEKATPYPEARKEILRLLMGKVVIGHAIHNDFKVLGYSHPAALTRDTSRIPLLNRKAGFAENECASLKRLTKAIFNRDIQTGRKGHSSVEDARATMELYRVVEAEWERTLASKSQAS